The sequence TCCGCCGCCGGGTCGAGGCGGGCCAGACCGTCCGCTGTCCCCGCCCACACGGCCCCGTCGGCAGCGACGTGGACCGCGCTCACCGACGAGTCGGCCGTAACGCGGAAGCGGCGCGTGGTGCCGGTCGCCGGGTCGAGGCGGACGAGCCCCCGCTGCGTCCCAAGCCAGAGCATCCCATCGGGACTACTGGTGACCTTTGCCACGCTCGGGTAGGTGTCGGACAGCATCCACCGGAAACCCTCGGTCGCCGGGTCGAAGCGGAGCAGGCCGCCGTTCGTGCCGAGCCAGAACGTCCCGTCTGCGGCCTCGTGAATAGCGACGATGCGCTGAGCGTCGGGGGCCACGTCGGGGAGGTACGACCGAAACCCTTGCGTCGACGGGTCGAAGCGGGCGAGGCCGCCGCCGAAGGTCGCCAGCCAGAGCGTCCCCTCGCCGTCCACATGCAGGTCTTCCACCGACGAGTGCGGGAGCGAGGCCGAGTCGCCGGCGGCGTGCCGGAAGACCTCGAAGGTGTAGCCGTCGAACCGGTTGGCCCCGTCGTCGGTCCCGATCCAGACGAAGCCCTCCGCGTCCTGCGCAACCGACGTGACGGTGACCTGCGAAAGCCCCTCCTCGACCGAGAGCGCGTCGAACACGAGTGGGATCGGCTGCGCCCAGGCCGAGTCCAGAACGAGAGTCGCAACGACCAGGCAACAGGTCGCTGCGATAGAGCAGGCAGGACGGCGCATCAGCGGTGGAAGGGCGTGTGGGTGGACCGCCCCGAAGGTGCAAACTCCGCGCCACAGCGCGCTACGGGTCCAGCAGCCGGTTCTCCAGGGCCACGCGCACGACCGACGCCCGCGAGTGGACGTGGAGCTTCCGGTAGATATTCTTGATGTGGGTCCGCACCGTGTGCGGGGAGATGCAGAGATGGTCGGCGATGGCCTCCTCGGTGTCGGCCTCGACGAGGCGCTGGAGCACGTCGCGCTCGCGCTCGGTGAGGTCGAACGCCGGGGCGGCCTCCGGGGCCTCCGCCTCGGGTGCCGGGGCCGAATGCCGCGCCACGTCGAGCACGCGCCGGGCCACGCGGGCCGACATCGGCGCGCCGCCAGCGGCAAGCTCCAGCACGGCTCCCACCACCTGGTCGGCCGAGGAGTCTTTGAGGAGGTAGCCCGAGGCCCCGGCGCGGACGGCGTCGAAGATGCTGTCGTCGTGCTCGAAGACGGTAAACATCAGCACGTCGATCTCGGGGTGCTGCTCCTTGAGCCGCCGCGTCGTCTCGATCCCGGTGATGCCGGGCATCTCGACGTCCATGATGACGACCTCGGGCAGCTGGTCCTCCGTCATCTCGGCGATGCGCTCCAGGAAGGCGTTGCCGCTGTCGGCGCTCAGCACGAGCGAGACGTCGGCGAAGAACCGGAGGCGCTCGGTGAGGCGCTGCCGGAAATCGGGGTGGTCTTCGACGAGGGCGACGCGGACAGGCATACTAAACGATGAATCGTAGCTGAGGCTTGAATCGGCAGTCTGAAGATACACGGCGCGGCGCGGCGGGCCTATCCCCGGAGGCGGGTAGATCGGCCGCGCTCAGCGCGTCTGAGCGGCGCGGTTTCGCCTGTTCCGGCGATTGCGGACGGGTTGGCTGCTGGCGGAGCTTGGGTCCGTTGCCGCTGCGGCGGCCGCATTACTCCTTCCGAAACCATCCGGACCCTCCCATGCTACGCATTCTCTGCTCCCTCTTCCTGCTCCTCGCCCTCGCCGGCTGCGACAGCGGCGGCGACGACGACGGCGGCGGCGACCTCGCCCTCGGCTCGATGCGCGCCCAGATCGACGGCGACGGCTGGACCGCCACGAACGCCACCGCGACCGACATCAACGTCCTCGGCACGCGGACCCTGACGATCGCCGGGGGCCAAGTCGGCGACGCCGTCTCTACTGTCACAGTCAGCATCACGGCCGTCGACGGAGCTGAGATTACCCCCGGCACCTACGCCATCGGCGACGACGCGACGGACCTCGTCTTCGGCACGGGCAGCTACTCGCCCGACGCGACCATGCAGCAGACCTTCCTCTCGACGAGCGGCTCCGTCACCGTCGACGCGATCGACGACGAGGGCGCGAGCGGGACGTTCTCGTTCACGGCTGCGCTGCCGGGCTCGAGCGACACGATCGAGGTCGCCAGCGGCCAGTTCAACGTCGGCTTCGGGCCGCCGATCATGCCCTGACGGTCTTCCTGAGGCAGCCTGACGCGTGCCGCGCAGCCCGCTTTGTGGTGGGGCGGGCTGCGACGCCGCCGTCGGGCTGCCTCTTTTCATTGACGGTCTATGCTGGGACGTGTCCGAAGGCGGCGCGGAGGTTCCGGCAGGCGTCTTCGAGCACTGGCATCCGCTTGGCGTAGCAGAACCGGAGCACGGTGCTGCCGTCGGCGGGGTCGGCGAAGAACGAGTTGCCGGGGACGGCGGCGACGCCCGCCTCGCGGATGAGGGTGTCGCACGCGGCGCGGTCGTCCTCGAACCCGCCGCGCTGCGCGGCGAGGGCCGAGAAGTCGGCGAGGACGTAGTAGGCCCCCTCGGGCCAGTGGAAGGCGAAGCCGCACGCCTCCAGCGTCTCGCACATGAGCTGCCGCTTCGCCGCGTAGGCCGCCTGAAGCTCGGCGAAGTAGGCGGCGCGGTCCATCGCGAACGCCTCGGCGACGCCGTGCTGGAGCGGGCTCGGCGCGCAGATGAAGACGAGGTCGTTGATGAGCCCCATCCGGCTCGTGACGGCCTCCGGCCCAACCGCATAGCCGAGCCGCCACCCGGTCATGTTGTAGGTCTTCGAGAAGCCCGAGAGCGTGACGGTGCGCTCGTACGCGCCCGGCAGCGAGCCGAGCGAGACGTGCTCGTGCCCGTCGTAGGTCATGTACTCGTAGATCTCGTCGGTGATGGCCCAGAGGTCGTGCCGCTCCAGAATCTCCAGCATCCGCTCC comes from Bacteroidota bacterium and encodes:
- a CDS encoding pyridoxal phosphate-dependent aminotransferase; the protein is MPKSLAARTDALRQSDIRAVTFAVNAAGGINLGQGICDLPTPDPIKAGAHAAIDGDRSIYTSYAGIEKLRAGIAEKARGYNDLPVGSDDEVVVSVGSTGAFVGACLTLFEPGDECIVFEPFYGYHTGLLDLFGVRRVTAKLRAPDWRIDWGEVESLITERTKAVLVCTPSNPCGKVWSRAELERMLEILERHDLWAITDEIYEYMTYDGHEHVSLGSLPGAYERTVTLSGFSKTYNMTGWRLGYAVGPEAVTSRMGLINDLVFICAPSPLQHGVAEAFAMDRAAYFAELQAAYAAKRQLMCETLEACGFAFHWPEGAYYVLADFSALAAQRGGFEDDRAACDTLIREAGVAAVPGNSFFADPADGSTVLRFCYAKRMPVLEDACRNLRAAFGHVPA
- a CDS encoding response regulator transcription factor → MPVRVALVEDHPDFRQRLTERLRFFADVSLVLSADSGNAFLERIAEMTEDQLPEVVIMDVEMPGITGIETTRRLKEQHPEIDVLMFTVFEHDDSIFDAVRAGASGYLLKDSSADQVVGAVLELAAGGAPMSARVARRVLDVARHSAPAPEAEAPEAAPAFDLTERERDVLQRLVEADTEEAIADHLCISPHTVRTHIKNIYRKLHVHSRASVVRVALENRLLDP
- a CDS encoding DUF6252 family protein yields the protein MLRILCSLFLLLALAGCDSGGDDDGGGDLALGSMRAQIDGDGWTATNATATDINVLGTRTLTIAGGQVGDAVSTVTVSITAVDGAEITPGTYAIGDDATDLVFGTGSYSPDATMQQTFLSTSGSVTVDAIDDEGASGTFSFTAALPGSSDTIEVASGQFNVGFGPPIMP